Proteins encoded in a region of the Vicia villosa cultivar HV-30 ecotype Madison, WI linkage group LG5, Vvil1.0, whole genome shotgun sequence genome:
- the LOC131605048 gene encoding uncharacterized protein LOC131605048 encodes MASSSNPKNASSSQQQQQQVQDQPQQQLVMQKTCLIPMDDLEVICEMMIDFDNLEDNDIHLKENMIFQGREAFFYNLCGSVYPDLVKEFWVHATIMPKAILSIVHGEAITITENLLTKLFGLETIEGASGAILGRTNWNDVYAEIIKSGKESMEIKELKLLTEYGLRSF; translated from the coding sequence atggcttcttcatcaaatccCAAGAATGCTTCgtcttctcagcaacaacaacaacaagttcAAGATCAACCTCAACAACAACTTGTTATGCAGAAGACTTGTTTGATTCCTATGGATGATTTAGAAGTTATATGTGAAATGATGATCGATTTTGACAATCTAGAAGACAACGACATTCATTTGAAGGAAAACATGATTTTTCAGGGTCGGGAAGCATTCTTTTACAATTTGTGTGGATCAGTTTACCCAGATTTGGTCAAAGAATTTTGGGTTCATGCAACAATCATGCCTAAAGCCATTCTTTCTATTGTTCATGGCGAAGCAATCACCATTACTGAAAATCTTTTAACAAAATTGTTTGGTTTGGAAACTATTGAAGGTGCTTCTGGAGCAATATTAGGAAGAACAAATTGGAATGATGTGTATGCAGAAATCATCAAGTCTGGAAAAGAGTCTATGGAAATCAAGGAATTGAAGCTCCTTACAGAATATGGGCTAAGATCCTTCTAG